A genome region from Schistocerca nitens isolate TAMUIC-IGC-003100 chromosome 4, iqSchNite1.1, whole genome shotgun sequence includes the following:
- the LOC126251414 gene encoding uncharacterized protein LOC126251414, with protein MGAKASTANGGGSSPRTRTFSTSSSSDVVAAGSTGFSLLRAIPGAVSSDRQRARSLSSVPDSHSSHEAIGIPNSSVGAYDISESPETDSSSPEDHVLVGPLAANISLGRVYAAHSLPSNIWPLNGE; from the coding sequence ATGGGTGCTAAAGCCAGTACGGCAAACGGTGGAGGATCAAGTCCGCGAACTAGAACATTTTCTACGAGTAGCAGTTCCGATGTTGTTGCTGCTGGGAGTACGGGATTTAGCCTTCTAAGAGCAATTCCAGGTGCTGTGTCGAGTGATAGACAAAGAGCAAGATCCTTGTCAAGTGTTCCTGACAGTCATTCAAGTCATGAAGCAATTGGAATACCGAATTCAAGCGTCGGCGCTTATGACATATCTGAATCCCCTGAAACTGACAGCAGTTCTCCCGAGGATCATGTGCTGGTTGGTCCCTTGGCTGCCAACATTAGCCTTGGTCGAGTTTACGCTGCTCATTCGTTGCCGTCGAATATCTGGCCCTTAAACGGTGAGTAA